In one Oncorhynchus masou masou isolate Uvic2021 chromosome 23, UVic_Omas_1.1, whole genome shotgun sequence genomic region, the following are encoded:
- the LOC135510584 gene encoding odorant receptor 131-2-like: MSMYNGTGETGGKDYTYVRVCASTIAFITLAFFNIVINWTILREDRLRGHARFVLVFHLLVSALVYFGMCSVFYLQIYFDAKPVASICVAMITVLITSASNILLTLTAMSLDRYFAVCHPLWYNSVWQWPWLVGLLTWGLALVIPLTLLSKTEMLGSDTNVECGREQLKKGGLEKILLISVCTALILYSYVRILFEGRRLGVMNRRNMVGCKTLALHGTQLAVYILPNFMNFVLTVLQKQGHIEPGTKELSAVVSFAFFSLAQCVAPIVYGLRKEELLEQVHRRFPCCSRHLKTVLGPVSQNHLKANFILEPKSLGSNDEFRLKMLLRNRALEWTWRAITPCLHSQSSERRLTFQTLISLEPPQTPV; this comes from the exons ATGTCGATGTATAATGGGACTGGAGAAACGGGCGGAAAGGACTACACCTATGTACGGGTTTGTGCGTCGACCATCGCCTTCATAACATTGGCATTCTTCAACATCGTCATTAACTGGACTATACTGCGCGAGGATCGACTTCGGGGCCATGCGCGCTTTGTGTTGGTTTTTCACCTGTTGGTGTCCGCTCTGGTGTACTTCGGAATGTGTTCTGTTTTCTACCTCCAGATCTACTTCGACGCCAAGCCTGTGGCATCCATATGTGTGGCCATGATAACCGTCCTAATCACCAGCGCGTCCAATATCCTTCTGACTCTCACTGCTATGTCGCTGGACCGTTATTTTGCTGTCTGCCATCCTCTGTGGTACAATTCTGTCTGGCAATGGCCTTGGCTAGTTGGGCTACTGACATGGGGACTCGCACTGGTTATCCCCCTCACTCTGCTCTCCAAGACAGAGATGCTCGGCAGTGATACAAATGTGGAATGTGGAAGGGAACAGCTGAAGAAAGGTGGTCTGGAAAAAATATTGTTGATATCTGTGTGCACGGCGCTCATTCTGTACAGTTATGTAAGGATACTGTTTGAGGGGCGACGGTTGGGAGTGATGAATCGACGCAACATGGTCGGATGCAAGACCCTCGCCCTGCACGGTACTCAACTCGCCGTATACATCCTCCCCAACTTCATGAACTTTGTGCTAACAGTTCTccagaaacaaggacacattgaGCCGGGGACCAAAGAACTGTCTGCGGTGGTTAGTTTCGCCTTCTTCAGCTTGGCGCAGTGCGTCGCACCAATCGTCTACGGGTTGCGTAAAGAGGAACTCTTGGAGCAGGTGCATCGCCGATTCCCTTGTTGTTCCCGCCACCTGAAAACCGtcctgggcccggtttcccaaaatcATCTTAAGGCTAATTTCATATTAGAGCCCAAAAGCCTCGGTTCTAACGATGAATTtcgccttaagatgcttttgagAAACCGGGCCCTGGAGTGGACCTGGCGTGCCATAACGCCTTGTCTGCATTCCCAGTCAAG TGAAAGAAGACTGACGTTCCAGACACTCATCTCACTGGAGCCCCCACAGACCCCAGTTTGA